The DNA window ACCCGCTCGACGCCTACGTCGGGCGCTACAGCCATCCAGCCTACGGCGACATGGTGGTGAGCCGAGACGGCGACGGCCTCCGCCTCAAGTTCGGGGCCTATGAGTTCCCGCTACCCCACTTCCACTATGACGTGTTCCGGTTCGCGCCGGCAGCCGGGAACCCGGTGCACAACCGGTTCCGGTGGCGAGTGACGTTCAATACCGATGGGGATGGGTCGATCGGGTCGATCTCAGCGCCGGTCGAGCCGACGGTCGGACCGACCGTGTTTACGAGACGGCAGTCTACTCGGCCCACACCTCCCTGAAGTAGCCAGGAAGATCAATCGCGAGCGCGGTGTCCGTGCCGGGAGGGGCCCAGCGCAGGGAGACCTCGATGACGGCCGGCCTCGGGGCCCCGGGGGACCACCAGGGGGTTCACAATTCACGACTTAGAGCACCTCGAACACCCCGGCCGCCCCCATGCCGCCCCCAATGCACATGGTGACGCAAACCCGCTTGGCGCCCCGGCGCTTCCCCTCGATCAAGGCATGGCCGGTCAGCCGCTGGCCACTCATCCCGTACGGATGCCCCATCGCGATGGCCCCGCCGTTGACATTGAGCCGGTCCATCGGAATCCCGACGGTGTCGGCGCAATAGAGAACCTGCACCGCAAACGCCTCATTCAACTCCCAGAGGTCGATATCGTTGACCGTGAGGCCCAGGCGCTTCAAAACCTTCGGAATCGCGAACACCGGCCCGATCCCCATCTCATCCGGCTCGCACCCCGCCACCGCAAAGCCCAGAAAACGGCCTAACGGTTTGAGCCCATGCTGCTCGGCGAACTTCTCACTCGTCACGACACACGCCCCCGCCCCATCGCTGAATTGGCTGGCGTTGCCGGCCGTGACTACGCCGCCCGGTACGGCGGTCCGAATACCCTTGATGCCGTCGTATGTCGTGCCCGGCCGAAGTCCCTCGTCGACGCTCGACGTGACTTCCTTGGTCCGAAGGCCATTCACCGGATCGGCCACCCCGGCCGTCACCGTGATCGGCGCGATCTCGTCCTTGAACTTGCCGGCGTCCTGGGCGGCACAGGCCTTCTGCTGGCTCGCGGCCCCGAACTCATCCATCCGCTCTTTCGGCACCGCATACCGCTTGGCCACCGTCTCGGCGGTCTGGAGCATCGGCCAGTAGATCTCCGGCTTGTGCTCGGCAATCCAGCTGTCGGCGATCATATGCGTGTTCACTTCCTGCTGGACGCAGGAAATGCTTTCGAGTCCGCCCGCGACGTAGACGTCGCCCTCACCGGCCATGATCCGCTGCGAGGCCAACGCAATCGTCTGCAGCCCGCTCGAACAAAACCGATTGATCGTCATGCCCGCCACCGACACCGGCAAGCCGGCCCGAATCGCACACTGGCGGGCGATGTTGACCCCGGTGGCCCCTTCCGGATTGGCGCACCCCATCAGCACATCTTCGACCAGGCCCGGGTCGATCCCGGCGCGGTCGAGGGCAGCCTTGACGACGTGACCACCGAGGGTGGCTCCATGGGTCATGTTGAACGCGCCCTTCCAGCTCTTGGTGAGCGGGGTACGGGCAGTCGAGACAATCACAGCACGGCTCATGTCGTCATTCCTCTCAAGTAAAGCTCTTGCCGTCGGCCACCAGCTTCGCGAGCAGCGGCGCCGGTTGCCAGAAGGCGGCATCGTCGTTGGGGTTTTGGGCAAACCGCTTCATGGTCTCGGCGACATTGAAGAGACCTTGGCTGTCGGCGTAGCACAGCGGCCCGCCCCGGTGAATCGGGAAGCCGTAGCCGGTCAGGTAGACGATGTCGACGTCGCTCGCCTTGTTGGCAATGCCCTCTTCGAGCAGCCGGGCGCTTTCGTTGACCAAAGCATAGACCAGCCGGTGCACGATCTCCTCATCGGAAATCTTCCGGGCAACAATCCCGATCGACTTCCGGTAATCGGCAATGATCTGGTCGACCACCGGTGACGGAATCGCGTCCCGCTGGCCCGGCTGGTAATCGTACCAGCCGGCCCCGGTCTTCTGGCCGAACCGACCCGCCTCGCACACCACGTCCGCGACCTTACTGTACTTCATCTTGGGATATTCGACATAGCGCCGCTTCCGGATGGCCCAGCCAATGTCGTTGCCGGCCAAGTCGCTCATCCGGAACACGCCCATGGCAAACCCGAACTTCTCGAGCGCCCGGTCCACCTGCGACGGGGTGGCCCCTTCGTCGAGGAGGAACCCGGCCTGCCGGAAGTAGTGCTCCACCATCCGGTTGCCGATGAACCCGTCGCAGACGCCCGCCACCACCGCGGTCTTCTTGATCGTCTTGGCCATACCCATCACCGTGGCCAGCACGTCCTTACCCGTGGCGGCACCGCGGACCACCTCGAGCAGCTTCATCACGTTGGCCGGGCTGAAGAAGTGGAGACCGAGCACGTCGGCGGGGCGCTTCGTGAACGAGGCGATCTTGTTCATGTCAAGCGTCGACGTATTGCTGGCCAGGATGGCGCCCGGCTTGGCCACCTGGTCGAGTTTCTTAAAGACCGTTTCTTTGACGCCCATGTCCTCGAACACCGCTTCGATGATCAGATCGGCCTTCTTGAGATCGTCGTAGCTCAACGTCGGCGTGAGGAGACTCATCCGCTGCTCGTACTTGGCGGGATCGAGTTTACCCTTTTTGACTTGGCCCTCATAGTTCTTCCGAATGACGCCCAAGCCGCGGTCAAGCGCTTCCTGGCTGGTCTCGACGATGGTCACCGGAATGCCGGCATTCAGGAAATTCATCGAGATCCCGCCACCCATGGTGCCGGCGCCAATGACGCCGACCGAGGCGATGGTCCGGACCGGGGTGCCCTCGGGCACATCGGGAATCTTGCTCGCGGCCCGCTCCGCGATGAACCCATGGCGGAGCGCGGCCGATTCCGGGGTCAAGTACAGCGCCTGGAACAGCTCCCGTTCCCGTTGCATGCCAGCCTCGAACGGCAACTTGACCGCCCCTTCGACCGCGTCGACGCACTTGGCCGGTGCCGGGAAATTCTTGGCCATGGCCTTGACGGTGTTCCGGGCAAACTGGAAGTAGGCGTCGGGGTTCGGGTGCTTGGCCGGCAGGTCGCGCACCTTGGGGAGAGGGGCCCCGCCGGCATGCTTGGCCCCCATCTCGGCGGCAAAGGCCAGGGCGCCGGTCATCAGATCGCCGTCGATGATTCGGTCGAACAGCTTCTGCCCCGGCAGTTTGGCCAGCAGTTCACTCTTCACCGGCTCGCCGCTCACGATCAGGTTGAGCGCGGTTTCGACGCCCAAGACCCGGGGTAGCCGCTGGGTTCCCCCCGCCCCGGGCAGCAAGCCCAGTTTGACCTCAGGCAGCGCGATGCTGGCCCCTGGTGCCGCCACCCGGTAGTTGCAGGCCAGCGCCAACTCGAGCCCCCCACCCATGGCCACGGAGTGGATCGCCGCCACCACGGGTTTCCGGCACCCCTCCACCAGCCGGAGCAGGCTGTTCAGATTGGGCTCGGCCAGGGCCTTCGGGGTCCCGAACTCCCGGATGTCGGCCCCGCCGGAAAACGCCTTGCCGGCCCCGGTGATCACGACGGCGGTGACCGATGCGTCGGCTTCGACCTGGTCGATCCCGGCCGCAACCGCCGAGCGGGTGGCGATGCTGAGCCCGTTGACGGGTGGGTTGTTTAACGTGATGACGGCAATGCCGTCGCGGACCTCGTAGGAGGCGCTCATCCGGACCTGGTTCCTCTCTGGGCTATGCGAATCCTGCAACCCAGAAAGATAGATCCGGATCTGCCCCCGGCGCGACCCGACTAGTAGGCGGCGAGGGTAAGGCCGAGCGGCTCGAGTCGCTTGAAGTCGGCGGGGTTGGCCGTCGCCAGCGCAGCCCCGGCCCGGATCGCGGTGGCCGCGATCATGCAATCGATCAGGGTTCCCCGGCGGCGACCGGTGGCGTTGAAAAAGCCAGCGGCGGCAACCGCGTCTTCGGCCGCAAACTCGACCCGGTCAACGACGATCAGGGCGGCAAGGTCAAACTCGGCGGGCTCGAGCGGGCCGCAGAGAAACTCAGCCCACGCGACGGCGCTGGTGATCGGCCGCTGACCGTCGCGGAGCCACCGGCGCAATGCCCGGTCCTCGCCCGTGCCCGGAACCAGAGCCCGGATCAGAAAGCTGGTATCGACCATGATCACCGGGTGCGCCGCTCGGTCCTGACCGCCGCCGCCCAACGCCCCGCCGCGGCATTCGTCAAGGCAACCCGTCCCTGCAATTGATCGAGCACCGTAGCGCCCGGTGGTTCGAGACCGGCGGCGGCGACCCGAATCGCCCGTCGGAGGACATCCGACTTCGACGTTCCCCACCGCTTGGCGAGGGCGTTGAGCACCCGGACGGTCTCGGCATCAAGCGTGTAGGTTCCTTTGATTCGCGATATGGCCATACTTGAAGGTATGGCCATATGCTCAATTCGGCTAGATTGTCCTACCGGCGGTCCCAGTCGCGGGCCATCTCTCGTTGGTGTTTCTCCCAGCGCTCCTGTTCTCGGCGCCGGAATTCGCGCTCTCGCTTGGTCATGTCGTTCTCAAAGTCGATCCGCCGTTTCCGCGCCGGGTGCAGTCGCCGGCGTGCACGACGACGTCACCGGCTGGCACGGGCGGCATGTGGTGATGGAGCCCATGGGTATCGCTGATCAGAACGATTCGCACGGGGTCCGCGATCAGGGCCGGAGTGAGCGGCGGATATGTGATGCAACAGCCTTGGGGCGGTGGCACGGACGTTAGGCCGAACCGGGCGCTTTCCCCAGGGGGGCCTGCACCTGGAATCCACCAGACCAGACCCGACCAGACCCTCGCCGTCGCTCGACCCTCGCCGTATCTTCCGATGCGAGTTCCGTCCGACCTTTGTCACGTCTCCAGGAGACCAGTCCCAATGCCTCTGGCTCGATTGATCAGGGCGGCGCTGTTGCTCGCCTCAGTTCTTGCTCTTCCCGCCCCAGCGGGGGCGCAGGACGACCCGGCTCCATTCATCGCCCGGATCGAGGCCGCCCAGTCTCCCAACCGGCAGGGCTTCGATGGCCTGACCATCCCGGAGCTGCTGGCGCGGTTCAAGGTCCCGGGCGCCAGCGTGGCGGTAATCAAGGATTTCAAGATTCACTGGGCCAAGGGGTACGGCCTCGCCGACGTGACGGCCAACCGGCCGGTCGAGGTGACCACCGCCTTCCAAGCCGCGTCGATCAGCAAGCCGGTCATGGCCATGGCCGCGGTCCGACTGGCCCAAGAGGGCCGCTTTTCGCTCGACCAGAACATCAACTCGCTCCTCAAGTCTTGGCGAGTGCCTGAGAGCGAGCTGACCCGATCGCAGCCGGTCACGCCGCGGTCGCTCTTGAGCCATACCTCCGGTTCCGACGACGGGTTCGGGTTTCCCGGCTATGACCCCGATGCCCCGCGCCCCACCGTACCCCAAATCCTCAACGGCGAATCGCCGTCCAACGTGGGGGCCGTGCGCTTCGTCCGGCCGCCGTTCACCGGCCAGAAGTACTCGGGCGGCGGCACCGAGATGATGCAGCTCGCGTTGACCGACCTGACCGGACAACCATTTGCCGAGTTGATGCGCCAGAAAGTGCTCGACCCGCTCGGGATGACCGCGAGTTCCTACGAGCAGCCCCCGACCGGGGCGATCGCCGAGCGGACTGCCCGGGCCCACGGCGGCGACGGAAAGGCGATGGGAGCCAAGTGGCACGTCTACCCCGAACAGGCCGCCGCCGGTTTATGGACGACGCCGAGCGACCTGGCCAAAGTCGCGATCGAAACCCAGCGGGCCATCCAAGGTCCCGCGGGCAAGGTGCTCTCGCAGGCCAGCGCCCGCGAGATGATCGCCCCGACCGGGATGGGACCGTTTGCGGTCGGCTTCATGGTCGAGAAGCGGGGCGAGGGCTGGTACTTCATGCATAGCGGTGGCAACTGGGGTTTTCGCTGCGACTTGGTGGCCCACGTCCGGAAGGGCTATGGCGTGGTGGTCATGACCAACGGTGACAACGGCGGGGCCATCATCCGGGAAATCGAAGAGCGGGTCGCGGCCGCCTACGGCTGGGACTCGCTCGACAAGCCGATTCCCCGATAACATCTCACAACGGAGTTTTCGCATGACCTCGGGTTCCCGCACCGCCCGGATCGTCTTCTCCCTCCTGACCCTTGGGACGGTGGGCCACGCCCAGGGTTACGACATCGTGATCCGGAACGGACGGGTGCTCGACGGCATGGGCAACCCCTGGATCGCCGCCGACATCGGGATCCGGGGCGGCAAGATCGCCAAGATCGGACGGATTCCAGAGGCCGGCACCCGGGAACTCGACGCCACCGGCAAGTACGTCACGCCGGGCTGGATCGACATGATGGATCAGTCGGGCGGCGTCTTGCTCCGGAACGGATTGGCGCAAAACAAAGTGCTGCAAGGCGTGACGACGTCGATCGGCGGCGAAGGCGGTTTTCCGGTCCCGGCGGGCCGGATCACCGAGTATTTCCAAACGCTCGAGCGCCAGGGCATCAGCATGAATTTCGGGTCGTACTTCAGTGAGACCCAAGCTCGAAACCCGGTGCTCGGCCCATCGGCCCGGAAGCCGACTGCTGACGAGTTGACCCGGATGCGCGCCATCGTGGATACCGCGATGCGGGCCGGCGCGATGGGGATGACGACGGCGCTGATTTATCCTCCATCGAGCTACGCCACGACCGAAGAGCTGATCGAGGTGGCCAAGGCCATCGCGCCCTACGGCGGCACCTACGCGAGCCACATCCGGGGCGAAGGGAAAGAACTGATCGAGTCGATTGCCGAAGCCATCCGGATCGGGGAGGAGGCCAAGGTGGCGGTCGAGGTCTTTCACCTCAAGGCGGCATACAAGCCGGGCTGGGGCAAACTGATGCGGGCGGCCGGTGACCTGATCGACGCGGCCCGGGCGCGGGGTGTGGATGTGGCCGCCGACCAGTACCCCTACACCGCCGGCGGCACCGGGCTCGAGGCCACGATTCCGTCGTGGGCGTTCGAAGGCGGGATGGATTCACTCCGGGCCCGGCTCACCAACCCCGAGATCCGGAAGCGGCTCAAGCAGGAAACCAGGACCGGCTCGCCGGGGTGGTGGAACATCATCGAGGCGGCCGGCGGCTGGGACGGCATCGTGTTAGGCAACGCCCGGAACCCTGAGAACGCCAAGTACGTCGGGAAATCGCTGACCGTGATCGCCAAGGAAATGAAGAAAGACCCCCGCGATGCCGCCTGGGACTTGGTACTGGCCGGGGGAGGCCGGGTTACCGCGATCTATCACATGATGGGTGAAGACGACGTCAAGATGGCGCTCAAGTTCCCCTGGGTCAGCATCGGCAGCGACGCAGGGGCGTCAGCCGACCCCGGCGCCATCGATGGGACCGGACTGCCCCATCCACGCGCCTACGGAACCCACCCGCGGATCATCGCGCAGTACGTCCGAAAGGATGGGCTTCTGACTCTGCCGGAGGCGATTCGAAAGATGACCTCGTGGCCCGCCACCCGGATGAAGCTCGCCAACCGCGGCTCGCTCAAAGAGGGCAATTGGGCCGATGTCGTGGTGTTCGACTACGACAAGATTGAGGACGAGGCGACCTGGGCCGAGCCGGTGAAGTATCCGAGCGGAATCGACTACGTGCTGGTGAACGGCCAAGTCGTCACCGAGCACGGCAAGCATACCGGCGCCAAGCCCGGCATGGTGCTGTACGGTCCGGGCAAGAATTAGCGTCGTTCGAGGAAGGTCTCGACGGTCATCGGGGCAACCCCGAAACGATCAGCGGTCTTTTGCCAATGGTCGAGCCGGTGATCTTCCCGGCCCGACCAGTACCCGATGGGCATGAACCGGGCTGCCAGTTCGTTGAACGGCCGAACCAACGCCGCCCCGTACCGGAGCACCGCCAGCGGAATCCGCCGACGGCAGACCTTCCGGCCGGCTGCCTGCTCCAGGACATCGGTCAGGGCCGCGATCCTGGTGGTCATCCTGTCGGTGAACTTTCTGGGCGACGGGTTCCGGCGGGTGAACCCCGGCTCACCCTCCGCTCGTATCTGACGTATACTCTTTCACCCATCAACCTGAAATGGCCGCGATGACCACCCCGAAAACCCAAGAAAATCCCAGCCTGCTCGGCCGGCTCATCGACGCCAAACCCGGGGAGTTGGCCCCGGTCCTCTGGGCTTCGGCCTATTTCTTCTGCGTCATGGCAAGTTGGTTCATTCTTCGGCCGATCCGCGATGAAGCGGGCATCGCCGGCGGGATTCGCAATCTGCCGTGGCTCTTCACCGGCACGATGATCGCCATGCTGGTGGTCAGTCCTGCGTTCGCCGCCTTGGTCGCCAAGTTGCCCCGGAAGCGATTCGTTCCGATTGCCTACCGCTTCTTCCTGGTGAACCTGGTCGTGTTCTTTGCCCTGTTCACCGCATTCCCGGAACCCCCACAGCAGGTTTGGGTTGGACGGGCCTTCTACCTGTGGGCCAGCGTTTTCAACCTGTTCGTCGTGTCGGTGTTCTGGGGTTTCATGGCCGATGCCTTTCGGTCTGAGCAGGGTAAGCGACTCTTCGGTTTCATCGGCGTCGGGGGGACCGTCGGCGGTATCATCGGGTCCTTCACCACAGCCTCCTTAGTGAAAGGAGTCGGCACCGCGGGGTTGTTGCTGGTTTCGGCCGCTCTCCTCGAGGTCGCGGTCCAGTGCGCCGGGCGACTGGCCAAGCTGTTCCGCGACGGAGGCGAGGGGCGCGAGGCGGTTCCGGACGAGGCCGCGATCGGGGGAGGCGCCCTGTCCGGCATCAGTCACGTGTTCAAGTCGCCCTACCTACTCGGCATTTGCGGATACATGCTGCTCTACACGATTGGGTCGACGTTTCTCTACTTCCAACAAGCCCATATCGTCGAGGGTGCCTACCAGGAGGATCGCGCCGCGCGAGCCGCCTTGCTCGCCCAAATCGCGCTGGCGGTCCAGACGTTGACCGTGGTGGTCCAAGCCCTGCTGACGGGCCGGTTGATGAAGCGCTTGGGCATTGCGGTCATGTTGACGATCGTGCCGGCCATTTCCGTCGCGGGATTCCTCGGCGTTGCCTTGGTGCCCAGCGTGGCGGTGCTGATTGGGTTCATGATACTTCGGGGCGCCGGCAACTACGCCGTGGCGCGGCCCTCGCGGGAGGTGCTCTACACCGTCGTGAGTCGCGAGGACAAGTACAAGGCCAAATCGTTTATCGATACGTTCGTGTACCGATTCGGCGATCAGGTGGGGGCATGGGGCGATCGTTTGCTCGGCTCACTCGGACTCGGAATGGCCGGGGTGGCGTTGGTGGCGGCCCCGCTCGCCGGCCTCTGGCTCTTGATCGGGCTCTGGCTCGGGCGCCGGCAGGTGGTTCTCGGCACTCGGGACTCGGCGCTCGGCGCTCGGCCGTAGGGGGGCAATCTCGACGAAGGGCACTGACCGGATCGACTCCCGCGAGATTGCGAGGTCCGGTCAGGCCCCCATTATCATCCGCCGATCACACCCACTCTTCGCGTTGCCGTCATTGGCGCCGGCCGCTGGTCGGCCTCCGCGCATTTACCAGATTTTCAACGCTCGCCGCTGTCCGAACTCCTCGTCATCTGCGACCTCGACCGGGATTTGGCCGAGCGGCGGGCCCGCGAGTTCGGGATTCCTGAGGTGACCACCGACTACCGCTCGATCCTGTCCCGGCCCGATATCGGCGTCGTCGACATCGTCACCCGGGGCGACCATCAGGACCTGGTGTTCGAGGCCCTCGAAGCCGGGAAGCATTGCCTGGTCGAAAAACCGGTCTGCCACGACTACCGCGGTGGGTTGCGCTGCCGTTAGGGGAACAGGATCGGGGTCCGGCGCAAACGAGTCCGTTTTAGATCAGCCCGGCCACGCCGTCCCGGATTCGTTCCATGGCGGACTCGAGATCGGAACTCGCCGATGCGAACGACAATCGGAGCCGTCCTTCGCCCCGGGAACCGAAGGCCAGGCCGTCGATCGTAGCAACCCCATGGTGTTCGAGGAGGTGCACGGCCAGCTCGCGGGATTTCATCTGATGACGGGCCAGCAACTCAGAGAAGTCGGGGAATACGTAGAACGCTCCGGCCGGGACTGGACAGCGCACCCCGTCAATCGCATTGAGCCCGGCCACCAGCAGGTCGCGCCGGACCCGATACACCGCGACTTGGGCGGCGACACTCTCCTGGGGACCAGTCAGTGCGGCCACCCCGGCCCGCTGGATGAACGGCGCGACACAGGTATAGCCGTTGATCGCGAGGGTCGTGAGTCGCTCGACCCAAGGCCTGGGAACCGCCAGGTAGCCCAGCCGGTACCCAGTCATGGCATACGTCTTGGAAAATCCATCGACGACGATGGTCCGGTCGCGGGCACCCTCGTACGCCGCCAGGCACGCCGCTCGCTCGCCCTGGTACACCAAGCGGGAATAGATGTCGTCGGAAACCACGGTGAGTCCATGGCGCGCCACCAAGGCGGCGAGCCGTTCGGTGGCCGCTCTGGTGAGGGCGCCGCCAGTCGGATTGTTCGGCGAGTTCAAGACCAGTACCCGGGCCCGGGGAGTAATCCGTGCTTCGATATCATCGACATCGGGGGCGTTGTTGTCGTCAACCCCGTAGCCCACCGGCGTCGCGCCGACGAACCGGGCCACCGACGGGTAAATCGGAAACCCCGGGTCCGGCACCAGCACGTCATCGCCGGCGCTGACCGTGGCCAGCATCGAGTAAAACACGGCCGACTTGGCGCTCGGCGTCACGATGACTTGGTCGGGATCGAACCGAACGCCACGGGAGGCGAGATCGGCCGCAATGGCCTCGCGAAGTTCTGGAATGCCGGTCGGGGCGACGTAGCGGGCATCGCCGGCCCAGAGCGCGGCAATCGCCGCCTCGGTCACATGCGGAGGGGCGGCGACGTCGGGCGCCCCCAGTTCGAGATGGACGACCGAACGGCCGGTCCGCTCGATTTCCGTGGCGCGCCGGAATACGTCCAGCGCGCCTTCACCTGACAACAGGTCGAGCCGTGCGGCCAAGTCTCCGGTCATTCCAATCTCCTACATCATCAAGTCGCCACCGTTGATATCGAGCGAGGCACCGGTGATGTAGCCGGCCGCCTCGGAGGAGGCAAAGCAAATCAGATCGGCGACCTCGCGGGCCGTCCCCAGACGCGGAACCGGGTATCCCTGCGCTAGCTGATTCAATCGCTCCGGGGTCGCGGTCTCACGAGTGAGTTCCGTGTCGATCATACCCGGGCACACCGCGTTGACGGTAATCCCGAACCGACCGAGTTCCTTCGCGGCGGCCCGAGTGAAGCCGAGCAAGCCGGTTTTCGACGCGGTATAGTGGGCGCCACCGAGCGTGCTCACCATCCGTCCGGCGGTGGACGAGATATTGATGATCCGGCCATAGTGCTGGCCCTTCATCGTCGGGAGGGCCGCCTTGGTCAGGAGGAACGGCGCCGTCATGTTCACTTCCAAGGCCAGCCGCCACTCCTCGGCGGTCAATTCATCGAGCCGGGTCCCGAGGGCGTGAGCAGCGTTATTGACGAGGATGTCGAGCCGGCCAAACCGCGCCACGACCCGAGCGACCAACTCCTCGGGCACCCCGGCGCCGGTGATGTCGCCGGGGGCGGCGAAGGCTCGGTCACCCAACTCGGAGGCGATCGCCTCGGCCCGGGAGGGGTCGCGGACGTTGACGGCCACCGAGGCGCCGCGCTCGAGCAACCGTTCCGCCGCCGCCCGGCCCAGGCCGCGCGAGGCGCCGGTCACCAGGGCCACTCGGCCGGCGAAATCTTGGGGAACCATGGTCGAATATACTCGGGGCTCGGCACTCGGCACTCGGGGCTCGGCACTCGGCGGGGGGTTAGAACCATTGGCCGAGGCGGAGGTAGAGGGCCAGGCAGCCGGGGCCGGGCGCGGCGAGCAGCGTGACCAGGGCGAGGATCATGCCCTACATCCGGAACAGATAGCTGGCCTTTAAAAAGAACCCGTCACCGGTCCGGGCGAGGTCGCCGAACTTGAACCGGCCGGTGTCGCGATAGCTCCCGCCGTACCCGGCGAAGAACACGGTGCCGGGCGTCGGCTGAAACGAAAAGAGAAAATCGGTCCGAAATCCGTTGGTCTCCGTTTGGGAAGCCGGCCCACGTTTGTAGATCCCGTCGCGCGGATCGAGGAACAGAATCGGATCGCCGGTCCGGCCATCATCTCGGAGGGCGTCCCGCTTCGACGCCCGGTACTCGCCGACGACCCGGAGAAAGAGCGACCGATTGAGCTGGTACTCGACCCGAAGCCTCGGGATATGGGTCACCGAGACGACCGATCCATCGGATCGGCGCTGGAAGTAGGTCAGCACGTAGGT is part of the Gemmatimonadota bacterium genome and encodes:
- a CDS encoding pyridoxal phosphate-dependent aminotransferase, producing the protein MTGDLAARLDLLSGEGALDVFRRATEIERTGRSVVHLELGAPDVAAPPHVTEAAIAALWAGDARYVAPTGIPELREAIAADLASRGVRFDPDQVIVTPSAKSAVFYSMLATVSAGDDVLVPDPGFPIYPSVARFVGATPVGYGVDDNNAPDVDDIEARITPRARVLVLNSPNNPTGGALTRAATERLAALVARHGLTVVSDDIYSRLVYQGERAACLAAYEGARDRTIVVDGFSKTYAMTGYRLGYLAVPRPWVERLTTLAINGYTCVAPFIQRAGVAALTGPQESVAAQVAVYRVRRDLLVAGLNAIDGVRCPVPAGAFYVFPDFSELLARHQMKSRELAVHLLEHHGVATIDGLAFGSRGEGRLRLSFASASSDLESAMERIRDGVAGLI
- a CDS encoding SDR family oxidoreductase, which codes for MVPQDFAGRVALVTGASRGLGRAAAERLLERGASVAVNVRDPSRAEAIASELGDRAFAAPGDITGAGVPEELVARVVARFGRLDILVNNAAHALGTRLDELTAEEWRLALEVNMTAPFLLTKAALPTMKGQHYGRIINISSTAGRMVSTLGGAHYTASKTGLLGFTRAAAKELGRFGITVNAVCPGMIDTELTRETATPERLNQLAQGYPVPRLGTAREVADLICFASSEAAGYITGASLDINGGDLMM